CGATGATCTCGGTCCGCCTGAAGCAACACTCGCGCGACCAGTTCGAGGCCTTCCGACTCTACGTACAGACCCTGCCGGAGGTCGTCGCGGCGTATCACATGGCGGGCGCCAACGACTTTCTGGTACATGTACGCGCACGCGACGCGGAGCACCTGCGGGACTTCGCGATCGACGCCTTCACGACCCGCCCGGAGATCGGGCACCTCGAAACCGCGCTGGTCTTCGAGCACCTGCGGGGCGGGGCGCCGATCTGGCCGGAGTGAGATCGGGGGGCGGTGCTATGTTGTGCCGGAGGTGGCCGATATGCCCTTGAGACCCCTGCAGTGGCTGCCGATCGTTCCTCTGCTGCTCGTCCTCCCCGGAGCGCCGCCTGCTGCGGCCGGCGGCATCCTGATCTTCGACGACGGCTTCGACACCGGCGACAGTTGCGCCTGGACTCTCGGACCGTCCTCCTGCCTGGGAGCGGGATTCCAGATCGACACTCCCGAAGTCCTCATCGGCCCGGGCGAAGAGATTACCTACTGCTACTACTTCGAGACCCCGAACGCGGAGCCGATCGGCGTCCATCGCTGGGCGCTCTCTCTGGGCTCGGTGACGCACGACGTGACGCTCTTCGCGACCTACGGTGCGGCGTGGGTGCCGGCCGTGCGGCAGGCGGCCGGCACGCTCTCCGCGGTCGATTGCGGCTTCGTCGACAGCGCCGTCACCAACACGACGGCGCTCTGGATGTATGCCGCGCACAGCTCCTTCGAGCAGCTGCTCCTGCCGGCCGACGACGGCGCCGGGACGCCGCTCGCCGTCGAGCTCGCCGCGGGTCAGCCGCTCTTTCTGCAGATGCACTTCAAGAACCCCACGGGGGTGCAGATCGCCAATACCGTTACGCTCGAGGCGGAGGCCTTCGAGGTCGGAACGGTCTACACGAAGACCGCGAGCTACCTCGCCTTCAACTTGTCCATCAATGTGCCGGCAACCACGAGCGGCAGCACCGCTTCCGGCACCTGCGCGACACCGCCGGGAGCGAAGTTCTGGATGCTCACCACCGAAACCCACCACTTCGCCACCGAGGCGACGATCCGCGACGGGGTCGCACCGCTCGTGGTGACCAGCGACTGGCAGAACCCGGCCCTTACGACCTTCTCCGGACCTTCGTTCTATACCTTCTCGCCCGCCGGCTTGACCTACGAGTGCACCTACGACAACGACACGGGCTCCACGGTCAACACCGGCAACGACCCGGTGCTGGACGAGAACTGCGCCGGTATCGGCTATTTCTTTCCGGCGACCCGACCGCTGCTCTGCCTGGATTCCACCGGCCCGCTCTAGCCCGACCTGTGCAAGAAGCTCCGTCCCGCAGCAGGAGTACTCATGCATAGGTCGGGCTAGGTCCAGATCGCTTTCCGAATCCGAAAAAGAAAAGGCCCCGGAATGGCTCCGGGGCCTTCGTTCATCTTGCGCCCGCCGCGCCCGCTGAGGTCGCGGCGGGGAACCTGCCGTGCTTCAGTGGCTGGTGACTTCCTTCTCGCCGCTGTGGATCCGCATGCCGTAGAAGCTCCGGTAGACGAAGAACAGCGCGACGGCGAGGAAGCCCGCGGCGAGGAACTGCGTCAGGGTGTGCTGCCCGGCAGCGGTCATCTCCACCGCGAGCTCGACGGCCAGGAGGCCGAAGAGGGTGGTGAACTTGATCACCGGGTTCATGGCCACCGACGAGGTGTCCTTGAACGGGTCGCCGACCGTGTCGCCGACGACCGTCGCGGCATGAAGCGGCGTGCCCTTCTCCTTGAGCTCCACTTCGACGATCTTCTTGGCGTTGTCCCAGGCGCCGCCGGCGTTGGCCATGAAGATCGCCTGATAGAGGCCGAAGATGGCGATCGAGATCAGGTAGCCGATGAAGAAGTAGGGCTCGAAGCAGGCGAACGACAGGGTACAGAAGAAGACCACCAGGAAGATGTTGAACATGCCCTTCTGCGCGTACTGGGTGCAGATCTCGACCACCTTCTTCGAGTCCGCGACCGAGGCCCGTCCGGCACCGGCATCGAGCTTGATGTTCTTCTTGATGAACTCGACCGCGCGGTAGGCGCCGGTCGAGACCGCCTGGATCGAAGCGCCCGTGAACCAGTAGATCACCGCGCCGCCGATCACCAACCCCAGCAGGAAGGGCGAATGCATGAGCGACAGCTTCTCCATGTCGACCGTGAGGCCCTTGGTCAGCATGACGATGATCGAGAAGATCATCGTCGTCGCACCGACCACCGCGGTGCCGATGAGCACCGGCTTTGCGGTCGCCTTGAAGGTGTTGCCGGCGCCGTCGTTGGCTTCGAGGAAGTCCTTGCCCTTCTCGAACTGCGGCTTGAAGCCGAAGTCCTTCTGCAGCTCGGCCTCGATGCCGGGGATGGCTTCGATCTGCGACAGCTCGTAGACCGACTGCGCGTTGTCGGTCACCGGGCCGTAGGAGTCGACGGCGATGGTCACCGGACCCATGCCGAGGAAGCCGAAGGCGACCAGGCCGAAGGCGAAGATCGCCGGCGCCAGCATCAGCACGCCCAAGCCCATGGTGGCGATCCAGGCCGCGATGCCCATCAGGCCGACGATGGTGAGGCCCATCCAGAAAGCCGAGAAGTTTCCAGCCACGAGTCCGGCGAGGATGTTGAGCGACGCGCCGCCCTCACGCGAGGCGATGACGACCTCCTTGACGTGCCCCGACTCGGTCGAGGTGAAGATCTTGACCAGCTCCGGGATGATCGCGCCGGCGAGGGTGCCGCAGGTGATGATCGTGGCGAGCTTCCACCACAGCGTGCTGTCACCGCCGAGCTCCGGAACGAGCGCCTTCGAAGCCACGTAGGTGACGATGACCGAAATGATCGAAGTCAGCCAGACGAGCGAGGTGAGCGGCGCCTCGAAGTTCATCTTGTCGGCGTTCTGGTACTTCGCCTTGGCGATCGCTTCGTTGATCCAGTAGGAGACGGCCGAGGTGCCGACCATCAGGATACGCATGACGAAGATCCAGACCAGGAGCTGCACCTGGACGACCGGATTCGCGACCGCGAGCAGGATGAAGGTGATGAGCGCGACACCGGTGACGCCGTAAGTCTCGAAGCCGTCCGCCGTCGGGCCGACCGAGTCGCCGGCGTTGTCGCCGGTGCAGTCGGCGATGACGCCGGGGTTCCTGACATCGTCTTCCTTGATGTTGAAGACGATCTTCATGAGGTCGGCGCCGATGTCGGCGATCTTGGTGAAGATGCCGCCGGCGATGCGCAAGGCGGCTGCTCCGAGAGATTCTCCGATAGCGAAGCCGATGAAGCACGGGCCGGCGAAGTCACCGGGGACGAAGAGCAGGATCGCCAGCATGATCACGAGCTCGGTCGAGATCAGGAGCATGCCGATCGACATTCCGGCCTTGAGCGGAATGGCGTAGGTCGGGAAGGGCTTGCCGCGCAGCGACGCGAAGGCCGAACGGGAGTTCGCGAAGGTATTGATCCGGATGCCGAACCAGGCGACGCCGTAGCTGCCGGCGATGCCGATCAGGCTGAAGGCGATGATGAGAGCGACCTGATTGAAGGCGAAGTGCCGCAGGTAGCCGAAGTAGACGACGATGATCGTGGCGATGAACGCCCACAGGATCATGATGAACTTGCCCTGGGTCTGGAGGTAGGTCTTGCACGTCTCGTAGATGAGCTCGGAGATCTCACGCATCGAGTTGTGCACCGGCATGTTCTTCAACTGCGTGTACATCACCAGGCCGAAGAGGAGGCCCAGCAGGCAGACGAAGAGGCCGAACAGCAGCAGGGTCGAGCCCGCGACGCCGAGGAACGAGACGCTCCCCAGATCAGGGAGCTTCAGCTCCGCCTCGCTGGCGTGGCCGGGAGTGGCGCCGAAAACGGCGACCAGGGCGAGGAGGGCGAGAACCACTCGGCCTCCGCGCGGGAAACGACGCATCCAGGAATGCATGACTCCTCCGTTCGAGACTGCCCCGGCCCCTTAAGGGGGCGGAGCTTGAGTTTGCGGGCGGTCTCGGGGCCGAGCCGCGCCAGCTGCAAAAAAATCCTTGGGATCGCACTGAAAGCTGCCCTGGCCGGAAAGAGGGCCAAGGCTTCGAAAGGGCCCGTCCATGGGCTTCGAACCGGAGAATTCTAGCCGAAAGCGGCAGGGCGAGGCGAGCGCCCCCGGGAGGGGGCGATTCGGCCCCGCCGGCCTTCGACTTTTGGGC
The nucleotide sequence above comes from Thermoanaerobaculia bacterium. Encoded proteins:
- a CDS encoding sodium-translocating pyrophosphatase — encoded protein: MRRFPRGGRVVLALLALVAVFGATPGHASEAELKLPDLGSVSFLGVAGSTLLLFGLFVCLLGLLFGLVMYTQLKNMPVHNSMREISELIYETCKTYLQTQGKFIMILWAFIATIIVVYFGYLRHFAFNQVALIIAFSLIGIAGSYGVAWFGIRINTFANSRSAFASLRGKPFPTYAIPLKAGMSIGMLLISTELVIMLAILLFVPGDFAGPCFIGFAIGESLGAAALRIAGGIFTKIADIGADLMKIVFNIKEDDVRNPGVIADCTGDNAGDSVGPTADGFETYGVTGVALITFILLAVANPVVQVQLLVWIFVMRILMVGTSAVSYWINEAIAKAKYQNADKMNFEAPLTSLVWLTSIISVIVTYVASKALVPELGGDSTLWWKLATIITCGTLAGAIIPELVKIFTSTESGHVKEVVIASREGGASLNILAGLVAGNFSAFWMGLTIVGLMGIAAWIATMGLGVLMLAPAIFAFGLVAFGFLGMGPVTIAVDSYGPVTDNAQSVYELSQIEAIPGIEAELQKDFGFKPQFEKGKDFLEANDGAGNTFKATAKPVLIGTAVVGATTMIFSIIVMLTKGLTVDMEKLSLMHSPFLLGLVIGGAVIYWFTGASIQAVSTGAYRAVEFIKKNIKLDAGAGRASVADSKKVVEICTQYAQKGMFNIFLVVFFCTLSFACFEPYFFIGYLISIAIFGLYQAIFMANAGGAWDNAKKIVEVELKEKGTPLHAATVVGDTVGDPFKDTSSVAMNPVIKFTTLFGLLAVELAVEMTAAGQHTLTQFLAAGFLAVALFFVYRSFYGMRIHSGEKEVTSH